A single region of the Pseudomonas sp. GGS8 genome encodes:
- a CDS encoding IS1182 family transposase: MRYIQGENRSQSALFPLSLDELIPDDHLVRVIEAYISLLDLERLGFDKARPKATGRPSYDPADLLKLYLYGYFQRIRSSRRLEAECQRNVEVMWLLGRLAPDFKTIADFRRDNSAAFTATCRAFVQFCRHAGLVAGELVAIDGSKFQAVASNRKHMTPKKLKHQEAALEKRIARYLAQLEEADHSEESEPIERSAVQVALREFQVKKANNQTCQGLMEAQGLVQHIVGESEAQKMRTPSGKFVVYNIQSAVDAEHCLILHHEVTQDGADRQQLEPMAKAAQAELEQPQLSVTADAGYSNGEQFQACEDAGITAFVPPNRSVNNQGGGTEFFDRTDFKYEEDSDSYQCPAGQWLTLKQMNKGDRIYQAAIADCSVCPLKSRCTKASRRYLTRHAQETAFERMEQRMRTHPEMMTRRRSIVEHPFGNLKQWLFGNGRFLLRQLKGARAEMALAVQAYNLKRAIKVLGAQKLIALMG, translated from the coding sequence ATGCGCTATATCCAAGGTGAAAACCGCTCCCAGAGCGCACTGTTTCCACTGTCGCTGGACGAACTTATCCCCGATGACCATCTGGTTCGGGTGATCGAGGCCTATATTTCCCTTCTGGATCTTGAGCGGCTGGGCTTCGACAAAGCCAGACCCAAGGCCACGGGGCGCCCTTCGTACGATCCCGCGGATCTGCTCAAACTCTACCTGTACGGTTATTTCCAGCGCATTCGCTCGTCACGGCGGCTCGAGGCCGAGTGCCAGCGCAATGTCGAAGTCATGTGGCTGCTGGGCCGACTGGCGCCGGACTTTAAAACCATCGCTGACTTTCGTCGCGACAACAGTGCAGCGTTTACCGCGACGTGCCGTGCCTTCGTTCAGTTTTGCCGACACGCCGGCCTGGTTGCCGGTGAGTTGGTGGCTATCGACGGCAGCAAGTTTCAGGCGGTGGCGTCTAATCGCAAGCACATGACGCCGAAAAAGCTCAAACACCAGGAGGCGGCGCTTGAGAAGCGGATCGCTCGCTATTTGGCGCAGCTGGAAGAGGCGGATCACAGCGAAGAAAGCGAACCCATTGAGCGCTCAGCGGTGCAGGTGGCGCTTCGTGAATTTCAGGTAAAAAAGGCCAATAACCAGACCTGTCAAGGGCTGATGGAAGCTCAAGGTCTGGTTCAACACATTGTGGGCGAGTCCGAAGCCCAGAAAATGCGGACACCTTCCGGCAAGTTCGTGGTGTACAACATCCAAAGCGCTGTAGATGCTGAGCATTGCCTGATTTTGCACCATGAGGTGACTCAGGACGGCGCAGACCGGCAGCAGCTTGAGCCAATGGCAAAGGCCGCCCAAGCTGAATTAGAGCAACCGCAACTCAGCGTGACCGCCGATGCTGGTTACTCTAATGGCGAGCAGTTTCAGGCCTGTGAAGATGCCGGCATCACGGCTTTTGTGCCCCCTAATCGGTCGGTTAACAATCAAGGTGGCGGCACTGAGTTTTTCGATCGTACGGACTTCAAATACGAGGAGGACAGCGACAGTTATCAATGCCCTGCCGGCCAGTGGCTAACGCTCAAGCAGATGAACAAAGGCGACCGGATTTATCAGGCGGCTATCGCCGATTGCAGCGTTTGTCCGTTAAAAAGCCGCTGTACCAAAGCGAGCCGCCGCTACCTCACGCGCCACGCTCAAGAGACCGCCTTTGAGCGAATGGAGCAACGAATGCGGACCCATCCCGAGATGATGACCCGTCGGCGATCCATCGTCGAACACCCCTTCGGCAATCTCAAGCAATGGCTGTTTGGCAATGGCCGGTTCTTGCTGCGACAGCTGAAAGGCGCCAGAGCTGAAATGGCACTGGCGGTGCAGGCCTACAATTTGAAAAGAGCGATCAAGGTGCTGGGAGCACAAAAGTTGATAGCGCTGATGGGCTGA
- a CDS encoding YegP family protein codes for MAGWYELSKSTDGQFHFVLKAGNAEIILTSERYTTRSTAENGIASVQANSPVDARYAKEVAMDGKPYFNLKAANHQVIGNSQRYSSEAARAAGIESVKINGPSSTIKDQTV; via the coding sequence ATGGCAGGTTGGTACGAGTTGAGCAAAAGTACGGACGGGCAATTTCATTTCGTCCTCAAGGCCGGCAACGCTGAAATCATTTTAACCAGTGAGCGGTATACCACTCGCAGCACAGCCGAAAATGGCATTGCTTCGGTACAGGCCAATAGCCCCGTTGACGCACGCTATGCCAAGGAAGTGGCTATGGACGGTAAGCCTTATTTCAACCTCAAAGCAGCGAACCATCAGGTCATTGGCAACAGCCAGCGTTACTCGTCTGAAGCTGCGCGCGCCGCAGGGATTGAAAGCGTCAAGATCAACGGTCCAAGCTCCACCATTAAAGACCAAACTGTCTGA
- a CDS encoding tyrosinase family protein, with product MSSAPRVRRSLSDVQYDYDHGKKDELEALIRAWKGIKDLPANNPNSFFSIGGLHGEPFRGEGKTDPNWWGGYCQHGTVLFPSWHRAYLWRLEEALRSIPKCENVTLPFWDECSDESRENGLPSALTQESFVIDGQKIENPLRSFVFPQAITDEVTGTPIIYSKPEGYETVRYPLSGLLGTEPDRVATAAHNAQFKDSAKNITYLNENVSTWLSGKIKIGGKWRGEVFSRFEASLDSPSYTLFSNTTSAGAKNDADPEGPHYVPLEEPHNFMHLAVGGFDYPGQGDNSAIPGANGDMGENETAGLDPVFFFHHCFIDYVFWTWQRRQGATDEFSIDPKDPGATYYKPDGVQPPAGAAGLDPNAILSLDTTLDPFVKADGKPFTTRDCINIEKQLGYVYGAGSLDAYAQPAKQLLFKAEAPQPTGKTLRVSRINRAKIRGSFLISAYANVDGKREYLGTRPILSRWHVEGCMNCQTHLEAKATFKLPLNADNSAIDDDSIEVEIQTRDTVLKRPNTAGLLSTGNAATADTPFKLETY from the coding sequence ATGTCATCCGCCCCTCGTGTACGCCGTTCTCTCAGTGATGTTCAGTACGACTATGACCACGGTAAGAAAGATGAACTTGAAGCACTGATCCGCGCCTGGAAAGGCATCAAGGATCTTCCCGCTAACAACCCCAACTCTTTCTTCTCCATCGGTGGTCTGCATGGCGAGCCATTCCGTGGTGAAGGCAAGACCGACCCCAACTGGTGGGGCGGCTACTGCCAGCACGGCACGGTGCTCTTTCCGAGCTGGCACCGCGCCTATCTCTGGCGCCTGGAAGAGGCGTTGCGCAGTATCCCCAAATGTGAAAACGTCACCCTGCCGTTCTGGGATGAATGTAGCGACGAGTCACGAGAAAATGGCCTGCCTTCGGCTCTGACCCAGGAATCCTTCGTGATCGACGGTCAGAAGATCGAAAACCCGCTGCGCTCTTTCGTATTCCCGCAAGCCATCACCGATGAGGTCACGGGCACCCCGATCATCTACAGCAAGCCCGAAGGCTACGAGACCGTGCGCTATCCGCTGTCCGGGCTGCTGGGCACTGAACCGGACCGCGTAGCCACGGCGGCACACAACGCGCAGTTCAAGGACTCGGCGAAGAACATCACCTATCTCAATGAGAACGTCAGCACCTGGCTGAGCGGCAAGATCAAGATTGGTGGCAAGTGGCGCGGCGAGGTGTTCAGTCGCTTCGAAGCCAGCCTCGATTCTCCGAGCTACACGCTGTTCTCCAATACCACCTCCGCCGGGGCGAAGAACGACGCCGACCCGGAGGGGCCTCACTATGTGCCGCTGGAGGAGCCCCACAACTTCATGCACTTGGCGGTCGGCGGTTTCGACTACCCGGGCCAGGGCGACAATTCGGCGATTCCCGGGGCCAATGGTGATATGGGCGAGAATGAAACCGCCGGCCTGGACCCGGTTTTCTTCTTCCACCACTGCTTTATCGACTATGTGTTCTGGACCTGGCAGCGCCGGCAAGGGGCCACCGATGAATTCAGCATCGACCCCAAGGATCCCGGAGCCACTTACTATAAACCCGACGGCGTGCAACCCCCTGCGGGCGCCGCGGGCCTGGACCCGAACGCTATACTGAGCCTGGACACCACCCTAGACCCCTTCGTCAAGGCCGACGGCAAACCCTTCACCACCCGTGACTGCATCAACATCGAGAAGCAACTGGGCTATGTTTATGGCGCCGGTTCGCTGGATGCCTATGCCCAACCCGCGAAGCAGTTGCTGTTCAAGGCCGAGGCACCGCAGCCAACCGGCAAGACCCTGCGGGTTAGCCGTATCAACCGAGCGAAAATCCGTGGTTCGTTCCTGATCTCGGCCTACGCCAATGTCGACGGCAAGCGCGAGTACCTGGGTACTAGGCCGATCCTCAGCCGTTGGCACGTCGAAGGTTGCATGAACTGCCAGACGCACCTGGAAGCCAAGGCCACCTTCAAGCTGCCACTCAACGCTGATAACTCAGCGATTGACGACGATAGTATCGAGGTGGAAATACAGACCCGTGACACGGTCCTGAAGCGACCAAATACGGCAGGTCTGCTCAGCACCGGCAACGCCGCCACTGCGGACACGCCGTTTAAGCTGGAAACCTATTGA
- a CDS encoding DJ-1/PfpI family protein, whose amino-acid sequence MPVPGQYLIAIPVYDGVDLLDVSAPYELFNWMAQIESQHNPAAPPRVVRLISLDGPSITTRDGLTFGGDLPIFNQHSEYISLLWIPGGEPDDLQRLMGDPQRMTWLLRQGETAKFSASVCEGALLAAAAGLLDGYDVTTHWAFIACLKLFPQINVVEGYPRFVVDGQRITGGGISSGLDEALKIIAMISSDIVAQKVQLAIQYNPAPPFTSGDPSVAQPPVYTPGAGSTCEFSGMAATIANVLKRKGST is encoded by the coding sequence ATGCCCGTACCAGGACAGTACTTGATTGCAATCCCGGTCTACGATGGCGTGGACTTGCTTGACGTCAGCGCCCCTTACGAGCTGTTCAACTGGATGGCTCAGATTGAATCCCAGCACAACCCCGCTGCGCCACCCCGGGTAGTTCGGCTGATTTCCCTTGATGGGCCGTCCATCACCACCCGGGACGGCCTGACGTTTGGAGGCGATTTACCGATTTTCAATCAACACTCTGAATACATCAGTCTGCTGTGGATTCCCGGCGGCGAACCTGATGACTTACAGCGCCTGATGGGCGATCCACAGCGTATGACCTGGCTGTTGCGACAAGGCGAGACAGCGAAATTTTCCGCCTCCGTCTGCGAGGGTGCATTGCTGGCTGCCGCGGCCGGTTTGCTGGACGGTTACGATGTCACGACTCATTGGGCCTTCATCGCCTGCCTGAAACTGTTTCCCCAGATCAATGTGGTGGAAGGCTATCCGCGCTTCGTCGTCGACGGACAACGCATCACCGGTGGCGGCATTTCGTCAGGGCTGGATGAAGCACTGAAAATCATCGCCATGATCTCCAGCGATATCGTTGCCCAAAAGGTGCAACTGGCCATCCAGTACAACCCCGCCCCTCCTTTCACCAGCGGCGATCCTTCCGTCGCCCAGCCTCCGGTCTACACCCCAGGCGCCGGCAGCACGTGCGAATTTTCCGGCATGGCCGCGACCATCGCCAATGTGCTCAAGCGCAAGGGTTCTACCTAG
- a CDS encoding multicopper oxidase family protein has product MTSLRIVLAGLMVCTTSSAALAELMAQPFLAPPRLLEKGPPGTLKATELALPETGCNPAGDITRDGQTVELNLQVQKRENYIYNPGNPDGAKDKVKLRSYGGCLSGPLIDVQPGNTLRVHLDNQLEKNDPSCPGGSDPVNGKPGCFNTINLHYHGMHVSPAGNSDNVLLNIAPQTEFEYEINIPTDHPSGTFWYHAHRHGSTALQVASGAAGALIVRGNRPYTGGKPGDIDTILKDATGKPFTEQVFLFQQIPYACFDDDGTIITQKDRTWTCPSSKTGVVENFDKQLSSATVWDESGRFTSINGVVQPTLQGIAAGEIQRWRFIHGGIHDTVNLQIVPMNTASPKASLALKGVLGGTPKEQAAMLTDLCPVTVPDSSKPVELVPQFEIAADGLTRTAIRPVGVNKKSVSGGIGSNFLQPGYRSDVLLMFPRDGTYCVLNQAATPAERANAGPHGGPGGQGPNETQLLATVIVSGGKVVTEDPQSYIQQALYDVNKTDPSLPAAALEGLRTGNLNPWRGMDNLKDAVVNNDIQKADFFIGNPPFPPSPPATPPKKPGDPWTGEFGFFINYKSYDPDRIDFTRQVNTTDDWVLTSQVEPHIFHIHVNPFQVMDVLYAKPGEKPKSIFGPNGECLVPADELGLQNQYCGMWHEFKDTIFVQNDYQVLVRTHYDRYIGEFVIHCHILDHEDGGMMTNIQIVPDINAIGGGIGMAGMKHASHQHSDSKQH; this is encoded by the coding sequence ATGACTTCGCTTCGTATAGTCCTGGCCGGGTTGATGGTCTGCACAACCTCCTCGGCAGCGCTCGCCGAACTCATGGCTCAGCCTTTTCTCGCACCGCCCAGACTTCTTGAAAAAGGACCACCGGGAACGCTGAAGGCGACCGAACTGGCCCTTCCCGAAACAGGATGCAACCCGGCGGGCGACATCACCCGAGACGGTCAAACCGTTGAACTCAACCTGCAAGTGCAGAAGCGCGAGAACTACATCTACAACCCGGGCAATCCCGACGGTGCCAAGGACAAGGTCAAGCTGCGTTCCTATGGCGGTTGCCTGTCGGGGCCGCTCATCGATGTGCAGCCGGGCAACACCCTGCGGGTGCACCTGGACAACCAACTGGAGAAAAACGATCCCAGTTGCCCAGGGGGAAGCGATCCGGTGAATGGCAAGCCGGGCTGCTTCAACACGATCAATCTTCATTACCACGGGATGCACGTCTCGCCGGCGGGCAACAGTGACAACGTGCTGCTGAATATCGCTCCGCAAACCGAATTCGAATACGAAATCAACATCCCCACCGACCACCCTTCGGGCACCTTCTGGTACCACGCGCACCGGCATGGTTCCACCGCGCTACAGGTCGCCAGCGGCGCCGCAGGCGCACTGATTGTGCGCGGCAACCGGCCCTACACCGGTGGCAAGCCAGGAGACATCGACACCATACTCAAGGACGCAACCGGGAAACCGTTTACCGAACAGGTTTTTCTGTTCCAGCAAATTCCCTACGCCTGTTTCGATGACGATGGCACCATCATCACGCAAAAGGATCGCACCTGGACGTGCCCCAGCAGCAAGACTGGCGTGGTTGAGAATTTCGACAAGCAGCTCTCTTCGGCCACGGTCTGGGATGAGAGCGGCCGGTTCACCAGCATCAACGGCGTAGTGCAACCGACACTGCAAGGCATCGCTGCGGGGGAAATCCAACGCTGGCGCTTCATTCACGGGGGGATCCACGACACGGTGAACCTACAGATCGTACCCATGAACACGGCCAGTCCCAAAGCCAGTCTCGCTCTAAAAGGTGTGCTCGGCGGTACACCAAAGGAACAGGCTGCGATGCTCACTGACCTGTGCCCGGTGACCGTGCCCGATTCCAGCAAACCGGTCGAGCTTGTCCCTCAATTCGAGATCGCCGCCGACGGACTCACACGCACCGCAATTCGCCCCGTCGGCGTGAACAAAAAAAGCGTCAGCGGCGGCATCGGCAGCAACTTCCTGCAACCTGGTTATCGCAGTGATGTGTTGCTGATGTTCCCCCGCGACGGCACCTACTGTGTGCTGAACCAGGCGGCCACGCCCGCAGAACGCGCCAATGCCGGCCCCCATGGCGGCCCGGGCGGCCAGGGCCCGAACGAAACCCAATTGCTGGCGACGGTGATCGTCTCTGGCGGCAAGGTCGTGACCGAGGATCCGCAAAGCTATATCCAACAGGCGCTCTACGACGTCAACAAAACCGACCCATCGCTGCCCGCTGCGGCCCTCGAAGGATTGCGTACCGGCAATCTGAACCCTTGGCGCGGGATGGACAACCTCAAGGATGCGGTGGTCAACAACGACATCCAGAAGGCTGACTTCTTCATCGGCAACCCGCCATTCCCGCCCTCACCGCCTGCCACCCCGCCGAAAAAACCGGGAGATCCGTGGACAGGCGAGTTCGGCTTCTTCATCAACTACAAGTCCTATGACCCGGACCGCATCGACTTCACTCGCCAGGTCAACACCACCGACGACTGGGTGCTGACCTCGCAGGTTGAACCCCACATCTTTCATATACACGTCAACCCGTTCCAGGTGATGGACGTGCTCTACGCCAAGCCCGGCGAAAAACCCAAAAGTATCTTCGGTCCCAATGGCGAGTGCCTGGTGCCAGCCGACGAACTGGGACTGCAAAACCAATACTGCGGGATGTGGCACGAGTTCAAAGACACCATCTTCGTGCAGAACGACTACCAGGTGCTGGTGCGTACGCACTACGACCGCTACATCGGCGAGTTCGTCATCCACTGCCACATCCTCGACCACGAAGACGGCGGCATGATGACCAATATCCAGATCGTTCCAGACATCAATGCCATCGGCGGCGGCATTGGCATGGCAGGTATGAAGCACGCATCGCATCAACACTCAGATTCCAAGCAACACTGA
- a CDS encoding DUF2182 domain-containing protein: MRLGPVLRSCTYAPWPLLLATAGLGLALSVYNEVNTEGPAFCVTANGLSIITSWPAALQAELALNPLHRILAGWALMLLAMMPPLLAMPLMHVWRSSLPSRRIRASVGFLLGYCALWMAVGPILTALALLLQIAVIKNALAVALLIAMLWSASPWHRAALNRGHLLRRIGMFGWAADRDCLIFGMTHGVFCIVSCWAWMLVPLVSGAWHIPMMLLAGIIMLVERLTPPGPPRWCWHPLFSPVYLYTLLTKRNTERPHS; this comes from the coding sequence ATGCGGCTAGGCCCAGTTCTACGCAGTTGTACTTACGCCCCCTGGCCATTGCTTTTGGCCACGGCGGGACTCGGCCTGGCCCTTTCCGTTTACAACGAGGTGAACACAGAAGGTCCCGCGTTTTGCGTGACCGCGAATGGGCTATCGATCATCACGAGTTGGCCCGCAGCGCTGCAAGCGGAACTCGCACTGAACCCTCTCCACCGAATCCTGGCGGGTTGGGCCCTGATGCTTTTGGCCATGATGCCGCCCCTTCTGGCGATGCCACTCATGCATGTCTGGCGCTCTAGCCTGCCAAGCAGGCGAATACGAGCGTCAGTCGGGTTCCTGCTCGGTTACTGTGCGCTGTGGATGGCAGTGGGTCCCATTCTGACAGCCCTAGCGTTGTTGCTACAGATTGCTGTCATAAAAAACGCCCTCGCCGTGGCGCTGCTGATCGCGATGCTATGGAGCGCAAGCCCGTGGCACCGTGCAGCACTCAATCGGGGCCATCTACTGCGCCGAATAGGTATGTTCGGCTGGGCTGCCGACAGGGATTGTCTGATATTTGGCATGACGCATGGCGTCTTTTGTATCGTTTCGTGCTGGGCCTGGATGCTCGTGCCGCTTGTTAGCGGGGCATGGCACATTCCGATGATGCTGCTCGCAGGCATCATCATGCTGGTTGAACGGCTCACCCCACCTGGGCCGCCGCGTTGGTGCTGGCACCCGCTTTTTTCACCGGTTTACCTTTACACCCTCCTCACTAAGCGCAATACGGAGCGTCCCCATAGTTAG
- a CDS encoding LysR family transcriptional regulator: MSANTLGRRLANLEQLLGTPLLFRSTRALRCTPAGEQLYNQSVKSVDTLRATIESHIF, translated from the coding sequence GTGTCAGCCAATACCCTTGGTCGTCGCTTGGCCAATCTGGAACAACTCCTGGGAACACCTCTTCTTTTTCGTTCGACCCGAGCCCTTCGTTGTACCCCTGCGGGCGAGCAGCTATACAATCAGAGTGTCAAAAGTGTCGATACACTTCGCGCGACGATAGAATCACATATTTTTTAG
- a CDS encoding methyl-accepting chemotaxis protein: MSNGFALEHLTVTKKLGLGFGLLLALAVLLALTGLYGLRSDGQSLKRINRLGNLFDQTVFSRDANFVYALTADSEQLAKHDANLKNMQQMLSSVLDDIRTGGWPLEDRDSIMRLDEKLRAYIVTHQQTQAGADVTQAAIKLNESLSSLQGEINELYAAEETRAKTSVDLVVAILGGVTLFALVLGGLIAWIIGRQIVVPLQQALRASERIANGDLTVELHSDRADELGQLLRSINNMTQRLRDVISQIGGSSHRLAASASQLATITTQTQAGIDSQKSETDSVATAMNEMTATVLEVASNSEEAASAAKKADHEASNALDVSQQAVTQIETLAREVGMSAQSMTRLHQESERIGGVLDVIKTVAGQTNLLALNAAIEAARAGEAGRGFAVVADEVRSLAQRTQQSSEEIESLIEGLQHIAQESSRMMQASVQQTQSTVTGVRNTGNALATITQQVSDIQQMSMLIATAAEEQTAVAEEINRSVLNVRETADQSATASAEIAASSVELAQLGGELQSLVRRFKV; the protein is encoded by the coding sequence ATGTCGAACGGATTTGCATTAGAGCATCTGACCGTCACCAAAAAACTGGGGTTGGGATTTGGATTGTTATTGGCTTTGGCCGTATTACTCGCCTTGACCGGTTTGTATGGACTGCGTAGCGATGGGCAATCCTTGAAGCGGATCAATCGACTCGGCAATCTGTTCGACCAAACGGTCTTCTCTCGCGACGCCAATTTCGTCTATGCCTTGACCGCAGACTCAGAGCAGCTTGCCAAACACGATGCCAACCTGAAAAACATGCAACAGATGCTCTCCAGCGTATTGGATGATATTCGCACCGGTGGTTGGCCGCTGGAGGATCGGGATTCAATAATGCGCCTGGACGAAAAATTGCGCGCCTATATCGTTACGCACCAGCAGACTCAGGCCGGAGCAGATGTAACGCAAGCAGCGATCAAACTGAATGAATCGCTATCTTCCTTACAAGGCGAGATCAATGAGTTGTATGCTGCCGAAGAGACTCGCGCCAAGACAAGTGTGGATCTTGTTGTCGCGATCCTTGGGGGCGTCACATTGTTTGCGCTGGTACTGGGGGGGCTGATTGCCTGGATTATCGGCCGCCAGATTGTTGTCCCGTTGCAACAGGCTTTGCGGGCTTCGGAGCGCATTGCCAACGGCGATCTGACCGTGGAACTGCACAGCGACCGCGCTGACGAATTGGGCCAGCTTCTGCGGTCGATCAACAACATGACTCAACGCTTGCGCGACGTTATCTCGCAGATCGGCGGCAGCTCGCATCGGCTTGCGGCATCCGCCAGTCAGTTGGCGACTATCACGACACAAACTCAGGCCGGTATCGACAGCCAGAAGAGCGAAACCGACTCGGTAGCGACTGCAATGAATGAAATGACGGCCACCGTACTGGAGGTGGCTAGCAACTCGGAAGAGGCAGCGAGTGCGGCAAAAAAAGCCGACCACGAGGCCAGCAATGCACTGGATGTATCGCAGCAAGCGGTGACCCAGATAGAAACACTTGCCCGCGAGGTAGGCATGTCAGCCCAATCGATGACCCGCCTTCATCAGGAAAGCGAGCGTATCGGTGGCGTGCTTGATGTTATCAAAACGGTCGCTGGGCAAACCAATCTACTAGCGCTCAACGCGGCTATTGAAGCGGCGCGCGCTGGAGAGGCCGGTCGCGGTTTTGCTGTGGTCGCGGACGAAGTGCGCAGCCTGGCGCAGCGTACTCAACAGTCATCGGAAGAAATCGAAAGTCTGATCGAAGGCTTGCAGCATATCGCCCAGGAAAGCTCGCGAATGATGCAAGCGAGCGTGCAGCAGACTCAATCGACCGTCACCGGCGTGCGCAACACCGGGAACGCCTTGGCAACGATCACGCAACAGGTATCCGATATCCAGCAAATGAGCATGTTGATTGCCACTGCTGCGGAGGAGCAGACCGCGGTGGCCGAGGAAATCAACCGTAGCGTTCTAAATGTGCGTGAAACCGCCGACCAGTCGGCGACAGCCAGCGCCGAGATCGCTGCCTCCAGTGTTGAGCTGGCTCAACTCGGGGGAGAACTGCAAAGTCTGGTTAGACGCTTCAAGGTGTAA